A single Curtobacterium sp. MCSS17_015 DNA region contains:
- a CDS encoding low molecular weight protein-tyrosine-phosphatase: MDAGAPSPFRVSFVCSGNICRSPMAAIVFAQTAADAGMADRFVVESAGTGDWHVGEPADERTIAALAARGYDGSRHRARQFDPDRFPDLDLVVALDRSHERILRSWAPTMDDAAKVTLLLRYDDAWPQQADVPDPYYADRHEFDRVLSTVEQACRALFHQLEPAVRQGAP, translated from the coding sequence ATGGACGCCGGCGCCCCGTCGCCCTTCCGTGTCTCCTTCGTCTGCAGCGGCAACATCTGCCGGTCGCCCATGGCCGCGATCGTGTTCGCGCAGACGGCCGCCGACGCGGGCATGGCCGACCGCTTCGTCGTCGAGTCCGCCGGCACCGGCGACTGGCACGTCGGCGAGCCCGCGGACGAGCGCACGATCGCAGCGCTCGCGGCACGCGGATACGATGGCAGCAGGCATCGCGCCCGTCAGTTCGACCCGGACCGGTTCCCGGACCTCGACCTGGTGGTCGCACTCGACCGCTCCCACGAACGCATCTTGCGTTCATGGGCTCCGACGATGGACGACGCCGCCAAGGTGACGCTCCTGTTGCGGTACGACGACGCCTGGCCTCAGCAGGCCGACGTGCCGGACCCGTACTACGCGGACCGACACGAGTTCGACCGGGTGCTCAGCACGGTCGAACAGGCCTGCCGAGCGCTATTCCACCAGCTCGAGCCGGCAGTCCGCCAGGGAGCCCCATGA